A DNA window from Actinokineospora baliensis contains the following coding sequences:
- a CDS encoding HAD family hydrolase yields the protein MTEKTTLVLWDVDQTLVDYSGTGHAWYGQALTSVLGVELAHVPAFPGRTERSITVELLEAHGVDWTEEHVERMFAELITIATAARPDLPSLGRALPGAPQVLAALAERAEVVQSLVTGNLVELADCKLAAFDLLPHVDLEVGGYGSVSADRHELVAAATRAAQAKYGAVFAPRSVVVIGDTPHDVAAAHHHGAVGVAVATGRYSVEELVACGADVVLTDLTDTDAVVATLLRTT from the coding sequence GTGACCGAAAAGACCACCCTGGTCCTGTGGGACGTTGACCAGACCCTCGTCGACTACAGCGGCACCGGGCACGCCTGGTACGGCCAGGCCCTGACCAGCGTGCTGGGGGTGGAGCTGGCGCACGTGCCCGCCTTCCCCGGCCGCACGGAGCGCTCGATCACCGTGGAGCTGCTGGAGGCGCACGGCGTCGACTGGACCGAGGAGCACGTCGAGCGGATGTTCGCCGAGCTCATCACCATCGCCACCGCCGCCCGCCCGGACCTGCCGTCGCTGGGGCGCGCGCTGCCGGGGGCGCCCCAGGTGCTCGCCGCGCTGGCCGAGCGGGCGGAGGTCGTGCAGTCGCTGGTCACGGGGAACCTGGTGGAGCTGGCCGACTGCAAGCTGGCCGCGTTCGACCTGCTGCCCCACGTCGACCTGGAGGTCGGCGGGTACGGCTCGGTGTCGGCCGACCGGCACGAGCTGGTCGCGGCGGCCACGCGGGCGGCGCAGGCCAAGTACGGCGCGGTGTTCGCGCCGCGCTCGGTCGTGGTGATCGGCGACACACCGCACGACGTGGCGGCGGCGCACCACCACGGGGCGGTCGGGGTGGCGGTCGCCACCGGGCGGTACTCGGTGGAGGAACTCGTGGCCTGCGGGGCGGACGTGGTGCTGACCGACCTGACCGACACCGACGCCGTCGTGGCGACGCTGCTGCGCACCACATGA